In a genomic window of Gigantopelta aegis isolate Gae_Host chromosome 9, Gae_host_genome, whole genome shotgun sequence:
- the LOC121381257 gene encoding RNA-binding protein 48-like produces MYKRNWRMAAPMEAIPKHHQQDEVCSTRAPYREGRIPKAVKVYTVNHESHYVLVQGVPAVGASHELVKLFALYGAIDEYRILDDYPSEDFTEVYLICFKKIQSARFAKKKLDDYSFFGGVLHVCYAPEYETVEETRQKLQDRRKVIAAKTRQNASTTFTSSLEGAGNSGMMSSEVLSSVITRDTHFSTHGNQLHDKSVESSQIHSSNHFPGNSSKVPQSTSNFPSHTYFNSQKHGGAPLQREDNSLEINFRIPPPPLPGQNPSYFQSHKSKFEFAQVQSSHSTLPPNFDGRLPFHSNSKSKDFTSITDLNTQNSNKFSSPSSNNLNASKDRSITGPKISHSAEDKSLAKVPGNVNGGLVVRDYKKKGPVPRFVPRQAMTSKDKASKATESQGKQSADDELNKRIKSDAFKLGHVEGPTLPNSDALKAPLNIPAEQEQSVNQTVLDIRKRISKFISESTPNTKKTKTS; encoded by the exons ATGTACAAAAGAAATTGGAGAATGGCTGCGCCCATGGAAGCAATTCCTAAACATCACCAACAAGACGAAGTGTGTTCTACACGCGCACCTTATCGAGAAGGTAGAATACCGAAAGCTGTTAAG gtATACACAGTCAACCATGAGTCGCACTATGTTCTGGTGCAGGGTGTGCCAGCGGTTGGCGCCAGTCATGAACTTGTCAAACTGTTTGCGCTGTATGGTGCGATCGATGAGTATCGTATTCTGGACGACTACCCGAGTGAAGACTTCACTGAAGTGTATCTTATCTGTTTCAAGAAAATCCAGTCAGCCAG ATTTGCCAAAAAGAAGCTCGATGATTACTCCTTTTTTGGTGGAGTACTCCATGTCTGTTATGCCCCAGAATATGAGACTGTCGAAGAAACACGTCAAAAGCTGCAGGATCGACGAAAAGTAATTGCTGCTAAAACAAGACAAAATG CATCAACTACTTTTACTTCATCACTGGAAGGTGCAGGTAACAGTGGAATGATGTCATCAGAAGTGCTTTCATCAGTAATAACCAGAGATACCCATTTCAGTACACATGGTAACCAATTACATGATAAGTCTGTCGAAAGTTCACAAATACACAGCTCAAATCATTTTCCTGGAAACAGCAGTAAAGTACCGCAGTCGACATCCAATTTCCCCAGCCATACATATTTCAACTCACAGAAACATGGAGGTGCTCCTCTTCAAAGGGAAGACAACTCTTTGGAAATAAACTTTCGGATACCACCCCCACCTCTTCCAGGGCAAAATCCAAGCTATTTTCAAAGTCACAAGTCAAAGTTTGAATTCGCACAAGTGCAAAGTTCCCATTCAACTCTACCTCCAAACTTTGATGGCAGATTACCATTTCACTCAAATTCAAAGAGTAAAGATTTCACATCGATCACTGATTTGAACACACAGAATTCAAACAAGTTTAGTAGCCCATCGTCAAATAATTTAAATGCTTCAAAAGACAGAAGTATTACTGGACCTAAAATATCACATAGTGCAGAAGATAAAAGTTTAGCAAAAGTACCAGGAAATGTTAATGGTGGACTCGTTGTTCGGGATTATAAAAAGAAGGGTCCCGTACCTCGGTTTGTGCCGAGACAAGCTATGACTAGTAAAGACAAAGCAAGTAAAGCCACAGAGTCTCAAGGCAAACAGTCGGCAGATGACGAACTCAACAAACGGATAAAGAGCGATGCTTTCAAGCTGGGCCATGTTGAAGGACCGACTTTACCAAACAGCGACGCCTTGAAGGCACCTTTGAATATCCCTGCTGAGCAGGAACAGTCGGTGAATCAAACTGTACTGGACATTAGAAAACGAATTTCAAAG TTCATCTCGGAAAGCACCCCAAACACAAAGAAGACGAAAACAAGTTGA
- the LOC121381849 gene encoding dephospho-CoA kinase domain-containing protein-like, with protein sequence MFLVGLTGGIATGKSTVCKRLIELGCPVIDADQIARDVVLPGKSAWYKIRSYFGPDVFYNDGMLNREKLAHIIFSDEEKRKALNSMTHPAIFRAMLWEITKYFLTGYPFVVMDSPLLFENEKMLPYVTYIVVVSCSDYQQHQRLMSRNNLQWDEADQRISTQMAMSEKCKRATYIIDNSGTIEMTEQQVTAIFRIFQKSRAHWRVRTVLSIVAAFILAFLYLLW encoded by the exons ATGTTCCTTGTCGGTTTGACAGGAGGGATTGCTACAGGTAAAAGCACAGTGTGCAAACGACTCATTGAATTGGGATGTCCCGTCATTGATGCTGATCAAATAGCCAGAGATG TTGTACTACCAGGGAAATCAGCTTGGTACAAGATCAGAAGTTACTTTGGACCTGATGTCTTTTACAATGATGGAATGTTGAATCGTGAAAAACTGGCACACATTATTTTCAGTGATGAAGAAAAACGAAAGGCTCTAAATTCAATGACACATCCTGCAATATTCAGAGCCATGCTGTGGgagattacaaaatattttttaacag GTTATCCGTTTGTTGTCATGGACAGCCCACTTCTGTTTGAAAATGAAAAGATGCTGCCTTACGTCACATACATTGTGGTGGTTTCATG CTCTGACTACCAGCAACATCAACGTCTTATGTCTAGAAACAACCTCCAGTGGGATGAAGCCGATCAGAGAATATCGACGCAGATGGCGATGTCAGAGAAGTGTAAACGGGCAACGTACATCATTGACAACAGCGGCACCATCGAGATGACGGAGCAGCAAGTGACGGCCATCTTTCGCATATTTCAGAAATCGCGAGCACACTGGCGTGTGCGGACAGTCCTCTCTATAGTCGCCGCATTTATTCTCGCCTTTTTGTACCTGTTGTGGTGA